The nucleotide sequence TTTTTATTCTCTTCTGcggttttctctctccccccccaaaatgcacaactactgctttttttttagaAGCTTAAAAGCATCTTAAATTACCTTGTACAGGAGCAAGTTCTTCAAGTGTTGAGAAGCACAGCAGTTCCTGGCTTGGGGCCAGGTCCTTCGCCTTTCTGGGCTAGGTCTCCTCGTTTGTAAAGCAGGAATTTCTTTCCCTGCCCTGACCACCCACCTCAGTTGTGGGGAGTGTGAAGGGGTGCCACAATATACTGGCGAGGGCTTATTAACTGTTACGGATTTGCTGCGAGTTTCTAAATTGTTTTTCCAAGCGGATTTCTGCAGCTTTCCCTCTTGATAGCCTCTCCTAGCTGTGTAGCTTTGGACAGGGAATAGTCaggttctttttctcccccaccacAAATGCTTTGAGCTGGAGATGGGAGGCCCTTGCCCCGTAGACAGATTCACAGGAAGAGAACAGCAGGTAATTTACGGATGGCATTTTTCTATATGCTTCTGGTGGCCTGGGGGCTCAGAAAGATTTGGGGTCCACGCCTAGAGCACCCCTGTTACATGtatacattctctttttctctcacaccTACACACGTGTGCTTTTAAACACATTTGGGAACCTGCCCTTTTGAAGTCTAAAGCTTCACCtactagatctttttttttttaagatttatttatttattttagagagagaaagaatacaagtggggggagagagagagggagaaggagagggaatctcaagcagactccccgttgagtgcagagtccaacgtgggctccatcctaggaccccgggatcatgacctgagccaaaaccaagagccagcctCCTAATTGACTGAGCCGTCCGGGCACCCCTTTGCCTGTTAGATCTTGAACATTTTACTAGGACCCTCGGCTCCCCCAGGATCGCACCTTTGAATGGCTGCACAGCAGGGCATCATTTGGGCGCAGCACACTTGGCTGGGTGAGCCCCCATTCGGCAGGTATTCCTGATCACCGAAGTCTAGGGTCTGTGAGTTCCCCAGTCCCCAGCTTCACTGATGCAGATTTTGCAAGAGGAGACGGTGTCTCTTTAACGTCTCCTAGAGGCCTGCTAAAGAACCTGCCCTTTataagggaaaggaaacaggcccCGGGGCAGTTGGTAAGCTTACCCCAGAGCTGCAGAGTGGGGACCAAAGGCAGGCCTCCACTTTGTGGCTGGGTGCTGGGGCCGCTGGGATcctgtgttccctccctcctctcagctGGGAGGGAGGCTTTTCACATAGCAGGTGTTTACCCAGTAATACTTTCCCTCACTTAAGGGAATTTCTTCAGCAAATGTGTATTGAGCtgctactatgtgctaggcactggggactATAGCTGTGAACGGGGCCAATGTGGACCCTGTCCTCAGGGCGCTCACTGTCTGgtggggaacacaagcaaaggagAAGTTAAACCCAGACAGAGAAGTGCGGTGATCCAGGAAGGCCCCGGGGACTTGGTGTTTAAGTGGAGGCTTCTTGGGTGAGGGCCAAGCTGAGCCTTGAGGGAAGATAATGGCAGATTACCAGACTGAGAGAACAGCGCGTACAATGGCGTAGAGGTTGGCTTTGGGGACAACATGGATCTGGGGTCAGATTTCCTCCCAGTGTGTGTTTTTCCTgtgcattttttctttccctgatggCGATAACCCACCATGCATAATTTGGTATACTAAGCCGAAAAAAGGAAGATATCTGCATTTTCCCCCTAGTTGTTCAACATTGGCGCTGAGCTTGTTTTCTCAAACGGCTTATTGATATTCTATCCAGAGGGTATGCCATGCTTTACTCACCCTGTTCCTGTAGTTGGACATTTGTTTAGGCTTCCTCCAAATTAGGACCCTTATAAGTAAGGCCAGGGTGGACACCTTTTTGCACAAAGGGGCTACCTGTCGTGGATGTCAACTTGGGGCTCCTCAGTGCCCTCTTCCACATCTGCTCCTTTACCTGCCCTGGGTCTGTGCCTTCCTCTGCCAGCTGGAGGGAAGTATGGCCCTCTCTCAGGATTGTGACCGGGGGAAGCGAGCCACTGCATAACCAGCAGGTCCCACCCGTGGAAGGCCTGGTGGGTCCAACAAGTGTGCCTGCTGGTCCCTCCCAGCCTGTAGCAGACGGgccggcaggggtgggggcggggcggcagGGAGCCATATGCACGAGGCTGATGGGGCCTGTGAGGCCTGGGGGGGCTCCCGGAGTGAACAGGGCCACACTTACTGAGCTCCAGCTgggtgccaggcatggtgctCAGAACTTGGGACACGTTTTTGGTGACCTCTGAAACAGCCCTGCAGAGTTGGGAGTATcatctcttttacagatgaggaaaacagaggcacagaggagtCAAATGACCTCTCCAGGGTTACACAGTGATCTCAgacaggcaggggagggctgagACCGGGGTCTCCAGTCCCGCAGCAGGCCTCTGTCATGgcccattttctcctctctccccttctctgtatTCAGACGTGTGACGCGAGCCGAGGGGCCTCCGCTCTGCGCTACTGCATGACGGTCAGCGGCATGGTGCTTCTGGTAGCTGGGACACTCTGCTTCGCTTGGTGGAGTGAAGGAGAGGCAGGGCCCTGGCCCGGCCAGCCAGCCCCACCCACTGGGCACCCCATGCCTgaggcccccaggcccctgctcAGGCCGGTCAGCTTCTTCTGCTGCGGTGCAGGAGGCCTGCTACTACTCTTGGGCCTGCTGTGGTACGTCAAGGCCAGCACCCGGGGGCCTCCCCGGTGGGACCCATGTCACCTCTCCAGAGACCTGTACTACCTCACTGCAGAGCCCTCGGAGAAGGAGAGCTACAGGTCAGCAGGGCAGGGTGGAGGTGATGGGTGGGGGTTGGTGCATAAGGCACTGTCACGCAATCAGGCCTTTGTGTAGCAAATTCTCATGGGGTTTTTCCTCTGGACCAGGCCTGGCCTATGTGCTGGGGATTTGGAGGCTGATCAGCTCTGTCTTGGAGGAGTTTAAAGCCCTTTGACAGACTTTAACAACCAAGGTAGTTAGAGCTGTCAGAGAGGGGCAGGCATGGTCCTCTGGAGATGTGGAGAAATccagaaaggcttcctggaggaggtggcagtTGAGCTTAGCATGGTATGGGGCAGAGGACCAAAGAGGTTAAGAGCCCAGGCCCAGAGGTCAAACCTACTGGGATCCTCTCCTGGTTCTGTCACTAACTAGCAAGTAGAAAAGTAGATCGTGCGACCTTACTGAGCCTCAAGTTACTCATCTGAAGTAAGACAGAGAACAGCACAATAATAGCAAACACCTGTATTCACCCATGTGCTggacactgttctaggtgctttgcatatatttactcattttgtaTTTACAGCAGTTCTCTGAAGTGGGTCCTGTAccccatttatagatgagaacactgaagcaCCCAAACACgaactgacttgcccaaggacacccAGCTAGTACACGTCACAGTCAGGACCTAAACCCAGAGTCTGCACTCTCACTGCTCCCTAGCTTAGCGGACATGCAGATGCAGAACttagcccagcccctggcacacagtagatgcacAGTAAATGTAACTTTTCCTCAAGTGGATAAGGTAGAGAGAGGAGGTTTAGGCAGGCAGGAGAGCCTGTGCAAAGGCTCgggggcaggatgggggtggAGACAAAATCTTGCATTAAGACCATATATctcaaccttttaaaaattattgctcCCGCTAAGGAGCCtttttgggcattttttttcttcatccccTACCCCTGCCATGAAACGTTCATGCCACAGATACACTGCTCTGTATGTATATCTGTATTGTAGACATAAACGGAGTATCACCAGGATGCCAAGAACCCACTTTTTGCCCTGTGGTGGACGCATGTGTTACAGTGCCTACTTGTTACATACTTATTCATTCAGTCAAGTATGGGCTGTGCCTACATATCCAGGGCCTGCATACAATTCCAGTCCTGTCTGCCTGCAATGTAAAAATCACTGTTATCATTTACAGAAGAAGAAGGTGAGGAATATCCAGCTAGCAAGTGGCCAAGCCTGCTGGCTGCAGAGCTGGCCTTCTCCCACCCCAGCCTGCAGTCACTGGGTTTTGGGGTGTTAGGGGCTAAGCCAGACATTAGTGAGCTGGCCTGGAACCTGGACACCCTTTTCCccttggggagaggggaaaatgtATTCTGAGTTAAAGAATGTAACAAATTCTTCCCGCTACTGGCCTGTGACTCCCCGAGGTCAGAGACAATAGAGTATTCACCAGGGGCCACTTGGTACAATGGTCTGGCCTTGGTTTGACCCAACTGTTAGAGGGAAGGGCAAGGCCTCGGGGACTCTCCAGCCAATCCCCTCACTTCTCCGCTGAAAAGCCTGGGTCTCACAGAGACCGAACATCTACCTGGTCACACAGCGAGTTAGTGGTTGACTGGAACCAGGCCAGCCCTCAGGGTGCCCTGGACTCCAGCCTGTCCCTCCTCGCCCAGCCTGGCCTGACCGCTTGGGGTGGGTGTTGTCTGTACACACAAGCATGTTGACTCAACAGGGTTGGGGCCACAGTGTGTGTGTCACGTGGGGCCAGTTGGCCTTCATTCCCAGCAGGGCCAGGGAGAAGCCCACCCTGGAGGGTGCTCATGGCCCATCAGGTCGGGAGACCCAAGTCATAGGTCCAGACCGAGGATGGCCAGATGTCGGGGAGGCTGCGTCGGTGAATGACTTTCTTGTCCCTGAAGCTGACATCGCTCGGCCCTGCTGCTTTGTGAGGCCAGTCTCAGGCCCCCATGGGGAGGCTACTCTGCTGGCGGCTGGACAGGAGGCCTCCCAGGGCCCCCACCCTCAGTGAGCCCAGCAGAAAAATCCTGTCTATTCAGACATGAGGCTTTCAGCATCTGCTCTTTCATCGATAAACGGTGTGTCCTTGAGCATGTTACTCGGACTCTCTGAACTGTGTCTGATTCCTCATCTGTCTTCTGGCCGTGACAGAACTTTCCCCTGAGATGGCTGAGAGGCTCGGATGAGGTGATGGATGAGGAAGTGTAGGCCCTGCAAGGTTCGTGCACACTTTAGCTCTGCTGCTGGGCATGACTGTGCTTTATAGCTTGCCGGGCACTCTGGTGCCCACTCACATGATTTGAGCCTCAACGGTAGGAGATAAGCGTAAGGATTAGGCCCACTTTACAGACAAGACAGCTAAGGTGTGGACAGATTAGGGCTTGGGTTGGGAATAAGGGTGATAGGTGCCGTTGGCTTGAGCTTTGCAATTAGACAGGGCTGGGGCTTTGCTGTTTTGTTGATGCGTGACCTTTCCTTGTCTGTACAATGGCTGAGAGCCATGCCCCCAGTCTTGTCACAGACATGACGTAGATTACGGAACTTACACACTGGGCAAATAGTAGTTCATCCTGGTCCCTTTCCCTACTGTGGTTGCCCGACTCTGCTGAAGGGTAGAAGAGGGAACGCGGGGCCCAGGCTTCCTGCCCCCATGGGGCTCCAGGGAGTAGGGCAGGCCCTAGCCTCGGTGGAGCTTGCTGTGCCTGGGGATCCTGCCACAGTAGTGGCGCCGTATCCAGAATATTCCATGAATGGAGCCTCCATCCGGAAGTGTGTGTGATATGGCCTCCCTGCATGGGGTCTTGGGGTCCCCAAGTTCTAAGCCTCCGGACTGCGGGTATGGAACTTGGGGCTGGCTGGGTGCCGCTGGTTACTAAGGCCACAGCACATGGCATGAGGGCCACTCCATGTCTGCCCTGTAAGCAAATTTTCTGCGGTAGGCCGAGCTTACCTGGCATCTGTGCCCTGCCCAGTCAGCTGTTGCCTGCTCGGGTGATCCCGGGCATACCCCACATCTGGGTCGCATCTCCAGGGCTTGGAGAaacagggagaggcaggggtatggttgggaggggagcagggcagaggacATGGGGCTCTGGAAGCTGCATTACCCACCCTTTTCTGAGTGTTGTCAGagctttttccattttccctgtcCCTGAATCTTTAAAGGGgaattgttatccccattttacagatgaggagaaagaggctcagagaggtcgtGTGAACACTGCCTAGGTCATGCAACAATAGACAACAACAGAATCTAGCTTGCTGGCCTCCAGAAGCAAAATTCTTTGCCTGCCCTCACGTGCAAAGGATGCTGGGAGCTCAGAGGAGAATGAGACCCCTTGGGAGCTTCCTCAGCTGCAGGGC is from Zalophus californianus isolate mZalCal1 chromosome 4, mZalCal1.pri.v2, whole genome shotgun sequence and encodes:
- the TMEM61 gene encoding transmembrane protein 61: MASSKTCDASRGASALRYCMTVSGMVLLVAGTLCFAWWSEGEAGPWPGQPAPPTGHPMPEAPRPLLRPVSFFCCGAGGLLLLLGLLWYVKASTRGPPRWDPCHLSRDLYYLTAEPSEKESYRLPEVAAIPTYEEAMCCPLAEGPPTRPMDPLEEGLKDSAFGDALLRTERPLPPPSYESIIGAVRGIYGETGPARTAGGGSSRLPADPRAGDRW